The following are encoded in a window of Nakamurella sp. A5-74 genomic DNA:
- a CDS encoding metallophosphoesterase codes for MTQRLLLIADTHLPKRALHLPAAVWEEVDRVDVVVHAGDWVEPALLDELEARAPRVIGCWGNNDGAELRERLPERVDVTLEGIRFTVVHETGQSTGRDERMARLYPDTDVLVFGHSHIPWDTMASTGLRLLNPGSPTDRRRQPHFTYLTATVSDGSLELVELHRL; via the coding sequence TGCCGACACCCACCTGCCGAAGCGCGCTCTTCACCTACCCGCGGCCGTGTGGGAGGAGGTCGACCGGGTCGACGTCGTCGTCCACGCCGGCGACTGGGTCGAACCTGCGCTGCTCGATGAGTTGGAGGCCCGCGCTCCGCGGGTGATCGGCTGCTGGGGCAACAACGACGGCGCCGAACTGCGGGAAAGGCTGCCCGAGCGCGTGGACGTGACTCTTGAAGGTATTCGCTTCACTGTCGTGCACGAGACCGGGCAGTCGACCGGACGTGACGAACGCATGGCCCGGCTGTATCCGGACACCGACGTGTTGGTGTTCGGGCACAGCCACATCCCCTGGGACACCATGGCGTCGACCGGGTTGCGGTTGCTCAACCCCGGATCGCCCACCGATCGTCGTCGTCAGCCGCACTTCACCTACCTGACGGCGACGGTGTCGGACGGCTCGCTCGAGCTGGTGGAGCTGCACCGGCTGTGA
- a CDS encoding thiamine pyrophosphate-dependent dehydrogenase E1 component subunit alpha, with product MAPEQWTPSPQAPTAPEGVGAATSPSPAEVARGLRATGEGADTIQLLSPEGELTSHPDFPLEVNGELLRDLYRDMVLIRRFDREGNSLQRQGQLSIWVPLLGQEAAQIGAGRGMRPQDMAFPSYREHGIAWCRGVDPTELLGIFRGTNHSGWNPIEKRFHTYTIVIGNQALNAAGYAMGQSFDGKVGGGPESDSEATIVFFGDGATAQGDIHEAMVFATAYDSPVVFYCQNNQWAISEPIEKMARLPLYRRAAGYGMPGFRVDGNDVLACLAVTRWAMDECRSGNGPVMIEAFTYRMDAHTTSDDPNRYRLADTTEAWKLLDPIERVRVHLVREGLADQGFFDDIQAEADALAERFRAFAVAMEPPGPETMFSGVYTAPHAQTERQKAEFLEYLEGFDAESAHAAGGGH from the coding sequence ATGGCTCCCGAGCAATGGACACCGTCCCCGCAGGCGCCGACGGCGCCCGAGGGTGTGGGTGCTGCCACCAGCCCCAGTCCCGCCGAGGTCGCCCGCGGACTCCGCGCGACCGGTGAGGGCGCCGACACGATCCAGTTGCTGTCCCCGGAGGGTGAGCTCACCTCTCATCCGGATTTCCCGCTCGAGGTGAACGGCGAGCTGCTGCGCGATCTGTACCGCGACATGGTGCTGATTCGGCGCTTCGATCGTGAGGGCAACTCCCTCCAGCGACAGGGCCAGCTGTCCATCTGGGTGCCGCTGCTCGGGCAGGAGGCCGCCCAGATCGGCGCCGGCCGTGGCATGCGCCCGCAGGACATGGCCTTCCCCAGCTATCGCGAGCACGGCATCGCGTGGTGCCGGGGCGTCGATCCGACCGAGTTGCTCGGCATCTTCCGCGGCACCAACCACTCCGGCTGGAACCCGATCGAGAAGCGGTTCCACACCTACACCATCGTCATCGGCAACCAGGCGCTGAACGCGGCCGGCTATGCCATGGGCCAGAGCTTCGACGGCAAGGTCGGCGGGGGTCCGGAGTCCGACTCGGAGGCGACCATCGTCTTCTTCGGTGACGGCGCCACCGCCCAGGGCGACATCCACGAGGCCATGGTCTTCGCGACCGCCTACGACTCGCCGGTCGTCTTCTACTGCCAGAACAACCAGTGGGCGATCTCCGAGCCGATCGAGAAGATGGCCCGGCTGCCGCTGTACCGCCGGGCCGCCGGTTACGGCATGCCCGGCTTCCGGGTCGACGGAAACGACGTGCTCGCCTGTCTGGCCGTCACCCGCTGGGCGATGGACGAGTGCCGCTCGGGCAACGGACCGGTGATGATCGAGGCCTTCACCTACCGGATGGATGCCCACACCACCTCCGACGACCCGAACCGGTACCGGCTGGCCGACACCACCGAGGCGTGGAAGCTGCTGGACCCGATCGAGCGGGTGCGGGTGCACCTGGTTCGCGAGGGCCTGGCCGACCAAGGCTTCTTCGACGACATCCAGGCAGAGGCCGATGCCCTCGCCGAACGTTTCCGGGCATTCGCCGTCGCGATGGAGCCGCCCGGCCCGGAGACGATGTTCAGCGGGGTCTACACCGCCCCGCACGCCCAGACCGAACGCCAGAAGGCCGAATTCCTCGAGTACCTCGAGGGCTTCGATGCGGAAAGCGCCCACGCCGCAGGAGGCGGTCACTGA
- a CDS encoding co-chaperone GroES, protein MLHDRVMIRPGSAGERTTRAGILIPATAEVARRLVWGDVAGVGQHVRSVKVGDRVLFHPDDQLEAEVGGDVYLVLRERDLHAVAMQEPTGGTGLYL, encoded by the coding sequence ATGCTCCACGACCGTGTGATGATCCGACCGGGCTCGGCCGGCGAACGCACCACCCGGGCCGGGATCCTGATCCCGGCCACCGCAGAGGTCGCCCGCCGTCTGGTGTGGGGCGACGTCGCCGGCGTCGGTCAGCACGTGCGCAGCGTGAAGGTCGGGGATCGGGTGTTGTTCCACCCGGACGACCAGCTCGAGGCCGAGGTCGGTGGCGACGTCTACCTGGTCCTACGGGAGCGGGATCTCCACGCGGTCGCGATGCAGGAGCCGACGGGTGGGACGGGGCTCTATCTCTGA
- a CDS encoding nitronate monooxygenase yields the protein MDGGVHGVVHSTSTYRGDNRRMRTWFTDEFRLDVPVACAPMAGVAGGRLAAAVSAAGGLGMIGVPTTASVSWLHEQMQLAKMPGRSWGVGLTGWAVDDDAALLEAVLAARPDLVSVSFGDVTEYVAPLHDAGIVVATQAGSIDDALAADAVGVDVIVARGAEGGGHGRNEVATLPLLQEILELVDAPVLAAGGISGRRGVAAVIAAGAEGAWVGTAFTVCPEGDFPAESRHAVLEARTTDTIWSRIFDIGLGLGWPPEFGGRSLVNEVTKRWAGREEDLLAGGPAVIALGDQLRSAKEAGDASFSAVYAGQAAGMIETSRPAAEVLADLGAVDDLLARLR from the coding sequence GTGGATGGCGGAGTTCACGGGGTGGTTCACAGCACGTCAACCTACCGGGGCGACAATCGACGGATGCGCACCTGGTTCACCGACGAGTTCCGACTGGACGTGCCCGTGGCCTGTGCCCCGATGGCCGGGGTGGCCGGCGGGCGGCTGGCGGCCGCCGTCTCGGCAGCCGGCGGTCTCGGGATGATCGGCGTCCCCACGACGGCGTCGGTGTCGTGGCTCCACGAGCAGATGCAGCTGGCGAAGATGCCGGGTCGCAGCTGGGGTGTCGGGTTGACGGGCTGGGCCGTCGACGACGATGCGGCCCTGCTCGAAGCGGTGCTCGCCGCCCGACCCGACCTGGTGTCCGTCAGCTTCGGCGACGTCACCGAGTACGTGGCCCCGCTGCACGATGCGGGGATCGTGGTCGCGACCCAGGCCGGATCGATCGATGACGCGCTGGCGGCGGATGCTGTCGGGGTCGACGTGATCGTCGCGCGGGGCGCCGAGGGCGGCGGGCACGGACGTAACGAGGTCGCCACACTGCCGTTGCTGCAGGAGATCCTGGAACTGGTGGATGCCCCGGTGCTCGCCGCCGGCGGCATCTCGGGCCGGCGAGGGGTCGCCGCCGTGATCGCGGCCGGCGCGGAGGGCGCCTGGGTCGGGACCGCGTTCACCGTGTGTCCCGAGGGCGACTTCCCGGCCGAGTCCCGGCACGCCGTGTTGGAGGCCCGCACCACCGACACGATCTGGTCACGCATCTTCGACATCGGACTCGGGTTGGGCTGGCCGCCGGAGTTCGGCGGCCGGTCGTTGGTCAACGAGGTGACCAAGCGATGGGCCGGCCGGGAGGAGGATCTGTTGGCAGGGGGGCCCGCAGTGATTGCACTGGGCGATCAATTGCGCTCGGCCAAGGAAGCAGGGGATGCCAGCTTCTCCGCGGTCTACGCCGGTCAGGCCGCCGGAATGATCGAGACGTCCCGGCCGGCGGCCGAGGTGCTGGCCGACCTCGGCGCCGTCGACGATCTGCTGGCCCGCCTGCGCTGA
- a CDS encoding ROK family protein: protein MNHPVNSAIHPRRVVGIDIGGTKIAAGVVAPDGSILDRRRRDTPRTGSGADVMHAVVALLQDIISQHTVEAIGLGVKGVVDTQRGVVLQDGDTLPGWGGTEVAAPVSAAFDLPVFVENDVRVTALAEAVLGAGAGHDRLLVASAGTGVGGGLVADRRVLHGPHGTTGEIAHLLVPGPGAIPCGCGRFDHLESISAGPAIAAEYVRRTGGSETLTLHQVADALAAGDLVAARTIKDAAEVFGRALAGLATALDVDAVVIGGGVAQLHEAFFVPAAAALRESVLQPLRELPVLPAALGTDAPVVGAAALTGLLG, encoded by the coding sequence GTGAACCACCCCGTGAACTCCGCCATCCACCCCCGACGCGTCGTGGGCATCGACATCGGCGGCACCAAGATCGCTGCCGGCGTCGTCGCTCCTGACGGATCGATCCTGGACCGTCGCCGGCGGGACACTCCCCGCACCGGGAGCGGTGCCGACGTGATGCACGCCGTGGTGGCTCTGCTGCAGGACATCATCTCCCAGCACACCGTGGAAGCCATCGGGTTGGGCGTGAAAGGGGTCGTCGACACCCAGCGTGGTGTGGTCCTGCAGGACGGTGACACCTTGCCGGGGTGGGGCGGTACCGAGGTCGCAGCGCCGGTGTCCGCCGCGTTCGACCTCCCGGTGTTCGTCGAGAACGACGTACGGGTGACGGCGCTCGCCGAGGCAGTGCTGGGGGCGGGGGCCGGTCACGACCGGCTGCTGGTGGCCTCCGCGGGAACCGGGGTCGGTGGTGGGTTGGTGGCGGATCGTCGGGTGCTCCACGGACCGCACGGGACCACCGGGGAGATAGCTCACCTCCTGGTACCGGGGCCCGGAGCGATCCCGTGTGGCTGTGGGCGATTCGATCATCTCGAGTCGATCAGCGCGGGCCCGGCGATCGCCGCCGAGTACGTCCGGCGCACCGGCGGGTCCGAGACCCTCACCCTGCACCAGGTCGCGGACGCGCTCGCGGCCGGCGATCTCGTCGCGGCCCGAACGATCAAGGACGCCGCAGAGGTGTTCGGCCGGGCGTTGGCGGGGTTGGCCACGGCGCTGGACGTCGACGCCGTCGTCATCGGTGGGGGCGTGGCGCAGCTGCACGAGGCGTTCTTCGTCCCGGCCGCTGCCGCCCTGCGCGAGTCGGTCCTGCAGCCGCTGCGTGAGCTGCCGGTGTTGCCCGCGGCGCTGGGCACGGATGCACCGGTCGTCGGCGCCGCAGCGTTGACCGGTCTCCTGGGCTGA
- a CDS encoding methyltransferase domain-containing protein, which yields MYSGSQPTPARWDPTTYAAFAGHRSRPFFDLLGRVLVEDPDEVVDLGCGSGELTATLAHRWPAARVLGVDNSPDMLQQAATRAHERLSFSSADLTTYLPPRSTRVVVSNAAYQWVPDHAPLLQAIAEQLPRDGWLAVQVPGNFDSPSHRAIRDQVAETRWQEATGGLQLRPDPVLTPAQYTALLVDAGLLPDVWETTYQQVLTGDGPVLGWVRGTALRPVLTALPPDLHEPFLSELGDRLRNAYPATGSGDGQRTVFAFRRIFLVGHRPA from the coding sequence ATGTACTCAGGCAGTCAACCGACACCGGCACGCTGGGACCCCACCACCTACGCAGCCTTCGCCGGCCACCGATCGCGACCGTTCTTCGATCTGCTGGGACGCGTCCTCGTCGAGGATCCTGACGAGGTCGTCGATCTCGGCTGCGGCAGCGGGGAGCTGACCGCCACCCTCGCGCACCGGTGGCCGGCGGCCAGGGTGCTGGGCGTGGACAACTCCCCTGACATGTTGCAACAGGCCGCAACCCGAGCACACGAGCGACTTTCGTTCTCGTCCGCGGATCTCACGACGTACCTCCCGCCGCGGAGCACTCGGGTGGTGGTCTCCAACGCGGCGTACCAATGGGTCCCCGACCACGCTCCGCTGCTGCAGGCGATCGCGGAGCAGCTCCCCCGCGACGGCTGGCTGGCCGTCCAGGTTCCGGGTAACTTCGACTCGCCGTCACATCGCGCGATCCGCGACCAGGTCGCCGAAACCCGTTGGCAGGAAGCAACCGGCGGCCTGCAACTGCGCCCAGATCCGGTGCTGACGCCCGCGCAGTACACGGCCCTGCTCGTCGATGCGGGACTGCTGCCTGACGTCTGGGAGACCACCTACCAGCAGGTGCTGACCGGCGACGGCCCGGTGCTGGGCTGGGTCCGCGGCACCGCACTGCGTCCGGTGCTCACCGCGCTGCCTCCAGATCTGCACGAGCCGTTCCTGTCCGAACTCGGCGACCGCCTACGAAACGCCTACCCTGCAACAGGTTCGGGCGATGGTCAGCGTACGGTGTTCGCCTTCCGCCGGATCTTCCTGGTGGGCCACCGCCCCGCCTGA
- a CDS encoding LLM class flavin-dependent oxidoreductase, translated as MAATEIALSAIVLPDRDPISDFLADVLEAEAAGVRTVWTYDHLSWPMLRENPWYGCIPLLAAAAAVTSTVRLGPQVLTPNFRHPVPLAKELMTLDRLSGGRLDIGIGAGTEGPDAGVLGEPPYSRAERTARYQEWTALLDELLTHDITTSDGERYRAVEAHQLPGCVQRPRAPFTVAGAGPKALAAVAEYGQAWVTYGPYGPDTDEQAWFTALEQQSTDLTAALERAGRAPDSIGRIAQFGIVTRWPFESPARYSETMDRLAAAGFTELSVHWPRPDGRGLTRSELDLVLATHA; from the coding sequence ATGGCCGCCACCGAGATCGCGCTGTCCGCGATCGTCCTGCCAGATCGCGATCCGATCTCCGACTTCCTCGCCGATGTTCTGGAGGCCGAGGCCGCCGGGGTCAGAACGGTGTGGACCTACGACCATCTGTCGTGGCCGATGCTCCGCGAGAACCCCTGGTACGGCTGCATTCCGCTGCTCGCGGCGGCCGCGGCAGTGACATCGACGGTGCGGCTCGGACCGCAGGTGCTGACGCCCAACTTCCGTCACCCGGTGCCGCTGGCCAAGGAGCTCATGACGCTCGACCGGCTGTCCGGTGGGCGTCTCGACATCGGGATCGGCGCCGGGACCGAAGGACCGGATGCCGGAGTGCTCGGTGAGCCGCCGTACTCCCGGGCCGAACGCACGGCGCGGTACCAGGAGTGGACTGCGCTGCTGGACGAACTGCTGACCCACGACATCACCACGTCGGACGGCGAGCGGTACCGCGCTGTCGAGGCGCACCAGCTGCCGGGCTGCGTCCAGCGGCCGCGGGCCCCGTTCACGGTGGCGGGTGCCGGACCGAAGGCGCTGGCCGCGGTCGCCGAGTACGGGCAGGCATGGGTGACCTACGGACCGTACGGTCCGGACACCGACGAGCAGGCGTGGTTCACCGCGCTGGAACAACAGTCGACGGATCTCACCGCTGCCCTGGAACGGGCCGGACGAGCGCCGGACAGCATCGGACGGATCGCCCAGTTCGGCATCGTCACCCGCTGGCCGTTCGAGAGCCCCGCTCGGTACTCCGAGACGATGGACCGGTTGGCGGCCGCCGGGTTCACCGAACTGAGCGTGCACTGGCCGCGGCCGGACGGACGGGGCCTGACGCGATCCGAGCTGGACCTGGTACTGGCGACCCACGCGTGA
- a CDS encoding dihydrolipoamide acetyltransferase family protein gives MTTATNTRVRTFPLPDVGEGLTEAEILEWKVALGDDVVVNQIIVEIETAKAAVELPCPWKGRVIALLAEPGVTIAVGSPIISIDTDPGAGALPGDDPAPAPGAPAAAADEEVGSKIGEVSADGRIATLVGYIPAAGSGARRPRKGAAPAGPAPTAAAHLAAGGEAGIAASAVRTAAAHAETTGAAATATPVPSNGVRSAAALATPPVRKLAKQLGVDLSTLTPTRADGVIGRAEVEAAAGGGTVAESTPTPAPIAPQGAASGERETRVPVKGVRRMTAQAMVSSAFTAPHVTEFLTVDVTPMMELRERLRARRDFAGIKLTPLTFTAKAVCLASLRTPEINSVWDEAAQEIVVKHYVNLGIAAATPRGLVVPNIKDAHRLSLVELAGALGELTDVARQGKTSPASMAGGTVTITNVGVFGVDTGTPIINPGESAILALGSIKDMPWVVDGQIVVRKVCQLALSFDHRVIDGKQGSEFLAAVGALLADPGVALTY, from the coding sequence ATGACTACTGCCACGAACACGCGGGTGCGAACCTTCCCGCTCCCGGATGTCGGGGAAGGTCTCACCGAGGCCGAGATCCTGGAGTGGAAGGTCGCTCTGGGTGACGACGTGGTCGTCAACCAGATCATCGTCGAGATCGAGACCGCGAAGGCGGCGGTCGAGTTGCCCTGCCCGTGGAAGGGCAGGGTCATCGCGCTGCTCGCCGAACCCGGCGTGACGATCGCGGTCGGCAGCCCGATCATCTCGATCGACACCGATCCAGGAGCCGGCGCGTTGCCAGGTGATGATCCGGCGCCCGCGCCGGGCGCGCCCGCGGCTGCCGCCGACGAGGAGGTCGGATCGAAGATCGGGGAGGTCTCGGCAGACGGCCGGATCGCGACCCTGGTCGGTTACATCCCGGCCGCCGGCTCCGGCGCCAGGCGCCCCCGCAAGGGCGCTGCACCGGCGGGTCCCGCACCGACGGCGGCCGCCCATCTCGCAGCCGGCGGCGAGGCGGGGATCGCCGCCAGTGCGGTCCGGACCGCCGCGGCCCACGCCGAGACCACCGGTGCTGCCGCCACCGCCACGCCTGTTCCGTCGAACGGCGTCAGGTCCGCTGCCGCACTGGCCACTCCGCCGGTGCGCAAGCTCGCCAAGCAGCTGGGCGTCGACCTGAGCACCCTGACGCCGACGCGGGCCGACGGGGTGATCGGCCGGGCCGAGGTCGAGGCAGCCGCGGGTGGTGGGACCGTCGCGGAGTCGACCCCGACTCCCGCTCCGATCGCACCGCAAGGCGCGGCGAGCGGCGAACGCGAGACGCGGGTTCCGGTCAAGGGTGTGCGCAGGATGACCGCGCAGGCCATGGTCTCCAGTGCCTTCACGGCCCCCCATGTCACCGAGTTCCTCACCGTCGACGTCACCCCGATGATGGAGCTGCGGGAGCGGCTGCGCGCTCGACGGGACTTCGCCGGCATCAAGCTGACCCCGTTGACGTTCACCGCCAAGGCGGTCTGCCTGGCATCGCTGCGCACGCCGGAGATCAACTCGGTGTGGGACGAGGCCGCCCAGGAGATCGTGGTCAAGCACTACGTGAATCTCGGTATCGCGGCAGCGACCCCCAGAGGCCTGGTGGTGCCGAACATCAAGGACGCCCATCGGCTGTCGCTGGTCGAGCTCGCCGGTGCGCTGGGTGAGCTGACCGACGTGGCGCGCCAGGGGAAGACGTCACCGGCGTCGATGGCCGGCGGCACCGTGACGATCACCAACGTCGGGGTGTTCGGCGTCGACACCGGGACGCCGATCATCAACCCCGGCGAGTCGGCGATCCTGGCGCTCGGCTCGATCAAGGACATGCCCTGGGTCGTCGACGGACAGATCGTGGTTCGCAAGGTGTGCCAGCTGGCGCTGTCGTTCGACCATCGGGTGATCGACGGGAAGCAGGGCAGCGAGTTCCTGGCGGCGGTCGGCGCGCTCCTGGCCGATCCCGGTGTCGCCCTCACCTACTGA
- a CDS encoding M17 family metallopeptidase: MDVIDADLWRAAVPAGGTAIDPSDPAVLLAALGPDAESAWQAGLSAGAAVPEHGPVRVETPQGVAADAVGTFVSGVVAGARGRGGLLLDGDAPAGAIAIGNAVDLAKLLTDAPANVLGPVDFAALATDLAGQVGLECTVHDVDSLEQLGCGGILGIGAGSDRPPRLVDLRYRPAQPIGRITLAGKGVVFDSGGLSAKSPAAMMDMRSDKAGAAVVLAVLAVLPSLGLPIEVRGLLPLVENVPGPHSIRPGDVVTAADGTEIQVMDTDFEGRVILADALALAVRERPDLVVDLATLTYQVVIGLGPEIAGVIGRDAALTAEWVAAGAAAGEAWWPLPYATRYEQQMRTPSGVRNHPMTDSGRAITAALFLGAFVPQDQPWLHADIAGPTWRGDASAEGATGFAVRTVIELVTRRTRSNG; this comes from the coding sequence GTGGACGTGATCGACGCCGATCTGTGGCGTGCGGCGGTCCCCGCCGGTGGCACGGCGATCGATCCGTCCGACCCGGCGGTTCTTCTGGCAGCGCTCGGTCCGGACGCCGAGAGTGCCTGGCAGGCGGGTCTTTCTGCGGGTGCGGCGGTGCCGGAGCACGGGCCCGTCCGGGTGGAGACGCCGCAGGGTGTTGCCGCGGACGCGGTGGGTACGTTCGTGTCCGGTGTGGTGGCGGGAGCCCGCGGACGCGGTGGGCTGCTGCTGGACGGGGACGCCCCGGCCGGAGCGATTGCGATCGGCAATGCGGTCGATCTGGCGAAGCTGCTCACCGACGCTCCCGCAAACGTCTTGGGTCCGGTTGATTTCGCGGCTCTGGCAACCGATCTCGCCGGTCAGGTGGGCCTGGAGTGCACGGTGCACGATGTCGACTCGCTGGAACAGCTCGGCTGCGGCGGCATCCTGGGGATCGGCGCCGGCTCGGACCGCCCGCCGCGGCTGGTCGACCTGCGCTACCGACCGGCTCAACCCATCGGCCGAATCACGCTCGCGGGCAAGGGCGTGGTGTTCGACTCCGGCGGGTTGTCGGCGAAGTCCCCGGCCGCGATGATGGACATGCGCAGCGACAAGGCGGGCGCAGCCGTGGTGCTCGCGGTGCTGGCGGTACTGCCGTCCCTCGGGCTGCCGATCGAAGTCCGCGGTCTGCTGCCGCTCGTGGAGAACGTGCCGGGGCCGCACTCGATCCGACCCGGAGACGTCGTCACCGCTGCCGACGGGACGGAGATCCAGGTGATGGACACCGATTTCGAAGGGCGGGTGATCCTGGCAGATGCGCTCGCGCTGGCCGTTCGGGAACGTCCGGACCTCGTCGTCGACCTGGCGACCCTGACCTACCAGGTGGTGATCGGGCTTGGCCCGGAGATTGCCGGCGTGATCGGTCGTGATGCCGCGTTGACCGCGGAGTGGGTGGCGGCCGGGGCCGCAGCCGGGGAGGCATGGTGGCCGCTGCCCTACGCCACTCGGTACGAACAGCAGATGCGCACCCCCAGCGGAGTCCGGAACCACCCGATGACGGACTCAGGACGCGCCATCACCGCAGCACTGTTCCTGGGTGCGTTCGTCCCGCAGGATCAGCCGTGGCTGCACGCCGACATCGCCGGACCGACCTGGCGGGGTGACGCGAGCGCCGAGGGCGCAACAGGTTTCGCGGTCCGCACGGTGATCGAGCTGGTCACCCGCCGCACTCGATCGAACGGTTGA
- a CDS encoding transketolase C-terminal domain-containing protein, giving the protein MSTATTSQSVTLAKALNMGLRAAMEADDKVLVMGEDVGKLGGVFRITDALQKDFGEHRVLDTPLAESGIIGTAVGLALRGYRPVCEIQFDGFVFPGFDQIISQVAKLTYRSRGAYQMPLTIRIPYGGGIGAVEHHAESPEAFFCHIAGLRVVACANPADAYWMIQEAIACPDPVVFFEPKRRYWEKGDLDTSIDPGTTFSSVLRSSTENSAVTLIGFGATMPTVFAAAAAAAEEGIACDIVDLRSLSPLDLGPVLESVQHTGRAVVVSEAPGEVSLASEVATRITEEAFYSLAAPVQRVTGFDVPYPPSKLEEEYLPDLDKVLHAVDRSLAY; this is encoded by the coding sequence ATGAGCACTGCAACCACGAGCCAGTCCGTCACCCTGGCGAAGGCCCTCAACATGGGCCTGCGCGCCGCGATGGAGGCCGACGACAAAGTGCTGGTGATGGGGGAGGACGTCGGCAAGCTCGGCGGCGTGTTCCGCATCACCGACGCCCTGCAGAAGGACTTCGGTGAGCACCGGGTGCTCGACACCCCGCTGGCCGAGTCCGGCATCATCGGCACCGCCGTCGGCCTGGCGCTGCGCGGCTACCGGCCGGTCTGTGAGATCCAGTTCGACGGGTTCGTCTTCCCCGGCTTCGACCAGATCATCTCGCAGGTCGCCAAGCTGACTTACCGCTCACGTGGGGCGTACCAGATGCCGCTGACGATCCGGATCCCGTACGGCGGCGGGATCGGTGCGGTCGAGCACCACGCGGAGTCGCCGGAGGCCTTCTTCTGTCACATCGCCGGGCTGCGGGTGGTGGCCTGCGCCAACCCGGCGGACGCCTACTGGATGATCCAGGAAGCCATCGCCTGCCCCGACCCGGTCGTCTTCTTCGAACCGAAGCGTCGGTACTGGGAGAAGGGTGACCTCGACACCTCGATCGATCCGGGCACCACGTTCTCCTCAGTGCTCCGCAGTTCGACGGAGAACTCAGCCGTCACCCTGATCGGCTTCGGCGCCACCATGCCGACCGTCTTCGCCGCTGCCGCTGCCGCAGCCGAGGAGGGCATCGCCTGCGACATCGTCGACCTGCGCTCGCTGTCGCCACTCGACCTCGGGCCGGTACTGGAATCCGTCCAACACACCGGTCGCGCTGTCGTGGTGAGCGAAGCGCCCGGCGAGGTGTCACTCGCGTCCGAGGTCGCCACCCGGATCACCGAGGAGGCCTTCTACTCGCTGGCCGCCCCGGTCCAACGGGTCACCGGCTTCGACGTTCCCTATCCGCCGAGCAAGCTCGAGGAGGAGTACCTGCCAGACCTGGACAAGGTGCTCCACGCCGTCGACCGCTCGCTCGCCTACTGA